The nucleotide sequence CGGCCGACGTGGAGCCGACGGCGCCGAGGCCGAGCGCGTGAGTACCGAGGTGCAGCCGCCCGGCCTGCAGCGCGCTGGTCAGCTGCGCGGCGCGGTAGCCGCGGTTGCCGTACGTGTCCAACAGCGGCCCGAGGTCGGCCAGCCAGTACGCGTTGACGTGCGCGTCGGCGCAGTACTCCTGGCCGACGGCGATGCGCGCGGCGTCGGCGCGGAAGTCGCCGCCCCGCAGCAGCTCGACGCCGCCGCGGGCCGGGTGGTGCAGGTAGACGCCGGGGGTCAGGCCCTCGACGGCGTTGACGATGAGGTAGCAGTCCAGCGGCGGCCGGACGTCTGCGGCGTAGGCCCGCGACGAGCGGTCCAGCAGCGTGGAGAAGTCGCGGAACCCCAGCTCGGCGCCGGTGTCGTAGTTGCGGGTCGAGCGTCGCCGCAGGATCACGTCCTCGACCGGCTCCGGCGGCAGCGCGTCGTCCGGCAGCGGGTCCAGCGCGGTGAGCGGCCCGGCCGGCTCCGGCGCACCGGCCGGTGGCGCAGCGGAGCGCCAGGCCGCCGCCTCGGCGCCGGTCGTCAGCGTCGACGCCCGGTGCATCGCGCCGATCGCGGGGAAGTTCACCTCGCGCGGCGAGACCGGCCGCACCGGCAGGTCCGCCGGCGGCAGCGCAGCGACGTCCGGCGCGGCCGGGCCGCCGGCGCCGAGCGCGCACAGCGCGAGCGTCGCCTCGCGCACGCCGTCGACGCCGAGGACGGCGTTGACCTCGTCGTCGGCGAAGCCCAGCACCAGCTCCGCCGGGACCCCGGCCGACGCCGCGACCGCCAGCGCCTGCGACAGCGAGGTGCCGGCGTCCCAGAACGCGTGCCGGTACGCGCGCGCCTTGTAGCGCCAGGCGTTGCGCCAGAACGTGCTGGTCACCGCCATGATGACCGGAGCGGCCGCCACCGCGGGCTCGGCACCGGTGGCCGCCGCCAGCGCGGCCCGGACGTCGCCGGCGCGCACTCGCCGCAGGCTGTGGTCGTGCGCCGCGTACTGGTAGAGGCCCGCGGCCAGGTCGGGCAGGTCCGCGCAGGCGAAGTACAGCTCCAGGTGGTAACGGGCGCCGGTGCCGCCGGCGGTCCGGTA is from Jiangella alkaliphila and encodes:
- a CDS encoding SagB/ThcOx family dehydrogenase, with the protein product MTQRNADVRAALDFHAATRYLRVGDELLMGTPPDAESAIWEEDRSLEPYPFKVYETLEPIAIPREFAPSSVPALRAVSASGHDGAAVPDLALLARIARLSNGLLDRTVTVRGTVLTYRTAGGTGARYHLELYFACADLPDLAAGLYQYAAHDHSLRRVRAGDVRAALAAATGAEPAVAAAPVIMAVTSTFWRNAWRYKARAYRHAFWDAGTSLSQALAVAASAGVPAELVLGFADDEVNAVLGVDGVREATLALCALGAGGPAAPDVAALPPADLPVRPVSPREVNFPAIGAMHRASTLTTGAEAAAWRSAAPPAGAPEPAGPLTALDPLPDDALPPEPVEDVILRRRSTRNYDTGAELGFRDFSTLLDRSSRAYAADVRPPLDCYLIVNAVEGLTPGVYLHHPARGGVELLRGGDFRADAARIAVGQEYCADAHVNAYWLADLGPLLDTYGNRGYRAAQLTSALQAGRLHLGTHALGLGAVGSTSADDEVVEFFSPHAAGKTYLFVTVFGVRRPRTASPRR